A portion of the Stigmatella aurantiaca DW4/3-1 genome contains these proteins:
- a CDS encoding non-ribosomal peptide synthetase, which produces MPLNRQPLTLIELLEEKASLTPDQPLFTFQEETEGEEKTLSYGELRYRALTIARSVQALAAPGERALLLYPPGLEYIAGFFGCLYAGMVAVPAYPPDPLRLNRTLPRLRAMIQDAQAKVVLTTSFILSMGESLFEQEPDFKNLHWIATDDLPKGAPDRWVQPSVSGNTLAFLQYTSGSTGAPKGVMLTHDNLLCNLEMIAHTFQIRSDSVCVIWLPPYHDMGLIGGILEPVYTGMRTTLMSPMSFLKNPFRWLDTISRLKATVSGGPNFAFDLCVRKVTAEQRQRLDLSHWKVAFSGAEPIRPETLDRFTQTFETCGFRRKAFFPCYGLAEATLIVSGGEVPEPPILCSLRASALEQGQAVEAPSGELDSRTLVGCGQTVPNQEILIVDPVSSVPCPPGKVGEIWVCGPSVAQGYWQKPTETGQIFQARPASGGERVYLRTGDLGFLKERELFVTGRQKDLIIIRGRNHFPQDLELTAEQSHPSLRPGCSAAFSVDWEGEEKLVLVQEVDVRKAGDLRAQLDVCKAAATALRQRLAEVHEVQLHALALIEPGTIFKTSSGKIQRSACREAFLSGALQTVLKWETSNRAVQPRAVHEAAPPPLLTAAPTDLSTEEGLQSWLVAHVAKQLRIPATSLDPAMPLTGYGLDSLAAVELAHSLEKGLGFPISMELLLQGSSLAQLARQFFTQRPQEAKDHAPLVSQLPRNNPLPLSYAQQRLWFLDQLEPGSPRYIIPAAVRIEGALNVPLLEHSFLLLALRHEPLRTTFLSSPQGPSQLISPSSSFQLQHFDLRSLPPHLRDARLLSLCSELSLLPFSLSQGPLLRACLLHLDEHLFVLFLSMHHIISDGWSMGVLVRELASLYQSLLHSAPSTLPDLPFQYADFASWQRSWLLGPRLLSQLAWWREHLCGAPLSLHLPTDFPRPPVLSSRGASVPVLLPASLSRSLHSLCLREGVTPFMALIAVFQLLLSRYSAQDDICVGFPIANRNLPSLEGLIGFFANTLLLRSRLPPDSSFLQLLSQVRSSSLGAYAHQDVPFDKLVEAMNPERDLSRSPLFQAMFSLQNTPVLELDEVHLHLRQLELESQTCLFDLMLSLEDTGTGFAGKLHYSTDLFTAATASQMARHFLVLMEGLLNNPDQHLSEVSLLTPQERQQLLEEWSGTAPLASSLCLHHLFEAQVARSPDAIALVVDSTRLSYRELNRRANQLAHCLQALGASPDVPIGLCLQRSTDMVIGLLAILKAGAAYVPLDPAYPAERLIYSFQDAGASLLVTQDTLRHLLPIAGAKTVCLDSGWEPISRESTDNPRSSVLPSNLAYVLYTSGSTGRPKGVAIEHHNAAVFIQWSLNCFSAQQLAGVLASTSICFDLSIFELFAPLCSGGTVLLASNALALPSLPAAQEVTLINTVPSAIAELARTNAIPSSIHTLNLAGEPLSGSLVRALYSLPSIQHVFNLYGPTEDTTYSTFTLIPKDASSEPTIGRPISGTRAYVLDRQLHLVPRGVPGELYLSGSGLARGYINRPELTAERFLPNPFSTEPGSRLYKTGDLARFAVDGNLEYLGRIDHQVKIRGFRIELGEIESILLTQPGLHQAAVLAHEEAPGDKRLVAYVVAARNHSFTPAELRRLLKERLPDYMVPSAFVLLDALPLTPNGKLDRKALPRPGAPSLEQKGFVPPHTQTEKALAEMWCELLNIDRVGIQDHFFELGGHSLLASQVISRIRSALGVELPLRSLFESPSLESFATAVDSALNSPQAPQLPQRLPPQSRPGPLPLSYAQQRLWFLDQLEPGSPRYIIPAAVRIEGALNVPLLEHSFLLLALRHEPLRTTFLSSPQGPSQLISLSSSFQLQHFDLRSLPPHLRDARLLSLCSELSLLPFSLSQGPLLRACLLHLDEHLFVLFLSMHHIISDGWSMGVLVRELASLYQSLLHSAPSTLPDLPFQYADFASWQRSWLLGPRLLSQLAWWREHLRGAPLSLHLPTDFPRPPVLSSRGASVPVLLPASLSRSLHSLCLREGVTPFMALIAVFQLLLSRYSAQDDICVGFPIANRNLPSLEGLIGFFANTLLLRSRLPPDSSFLQLLSQVRSSSLGAYAHQDVPFDKLVEAMNPERDLSRSPLFQAMFSLQNTPVLELALPELVLHPMELPSQTAKFELLLSLSEDTEGFSGILEYNTDLFTAATISQMAEHFCVLLEDVLAHPERRLDQLSPLFSPEEHPLLVKRHDRELPQQALTEPPPSSVAALPLSSIHLTLVDIWKEVLSLQHVGIHDDFFTRGGNSISSILVVARLQEAGLHLSPDQIFQKRTIAELAPLVTSARKTEGQGEITGALPLTPIQRWFFDTWEQHAHHFNQAVMLEVLEDIEAAVLEGALQKLLEHHDALRLRFERTGDGWRQENGGAGRPIALKQVDVSGLTQEAQTQTLAKVAEEEQESFDLAEGQLLRAVLFHRGQGRTGRLLLVIHHLGVDGLSWRTLIEDLEKAYKHLSSGGEAVLGTKTTSFKTWAEHLELYAGTQDVEEQLPYWEKQGQEEVGPLPVDKAVGANTVVSEDRVTVRLEEEETRALLQEVPTAYGTRVEEVLLAALTATMGRWTGLDRISVSMEGHGREELFEDVDLSRTVGWFTSLYPMVLDTGKAERPEDKLQAVSNRLKGLPMKGLGYGLLRYLGRDEIVKKLERLSSPELLFNYLGEFDASASRLSMFRPTREETGPARSREGLRSHLLEVNGLVFDWRLELTWSYSQNRHERATIERLAQGFMSELRGFIDHQKTAIAHKNTPANESLSVRLEQVTQGLIHDQQMLGTALLVELADRRRVHMAKGTSDPAGTPYTQTTRVLIGSLTKMFTAVAILQLVEDGRLSLDATVNEWLPWLMRGKAITLRDLLAHTSGLPDYLSRLTLLDTAKPCSPRSLVELAEHEPAVPPGHYSNTNYIVLGLLLEALTGSTWEEEISRRILEPLGLIRTTPLTESPPEDLVGAWKRGDDGWKDIRPVWHPSCGWAAGGMISTTEELVTFGRALFSGALFKSPDTLAAMRSYSVSSTPHMAVGVEHEMGLCLHLFRVAGITLEGHLGERPGYSAVLLHDPETQAIVAATANTHGALTAFAGVKALEAVRRATS; this is translated from the coding sequence ATGCCCCTGAACCGGCAGCCTCTCACCCTGATCGAACTCCTCGAAGAGAAAGCCTCACTGACGCCTGATCAACCTCTCTTCACATTCCAGGAAGAGACGGAGGGCGAGGAGAAAACCCTGTCTTACGGTGAGTTGCGCTACCGGGCGTTGACGATTGCACGCTCGGTCCAAGCGCTCGCCGCTCCCGGAGAGCGGGCGCTTCTGCTGTATCCTCCCGGGTTGGAATACATCGCGGGGTTCTTCGGCTGCCTGTATGCAGGCATGGTCGCAGTGCCAGCCTATCCGCCGGATCCGCTCCGGCTGAACCGCACCCTTCCCCGGCTGCGCGCCATGATCCAGGATGCGCAGGCCAAGGTGGTCCTCACCACATCGTTCATCCTCTCGATGGGTGAGTCTCTCTTCGAGCAGGAACCGGATTTCAAGAACCTCCACTGGATAGCCACCGACGACCTCCCAAAAGGTGCCCCGGATCGCTGGGTCCAACCGAGTGTTTCAGGTAACACGCTCGCTTTCCTCCAATACACTTCTGGCTCCACAGGAGCGCCCAAGGGAGTGATGCTCACGCATGACAACCTGCTGTGCAACCTGGAGATGATCGCCCACACCTTTCAAATCCGGTCTGACAGCGTTTGCGTCATCTGGCTGCCTCCGTACCACGACATGGGTCTGATTGGAGGCATCCTGGAGCCTGTCTACACAGGCATGAGGACCACGCTCATGTCGCCGATGAGCTTCCTCAAGAATCCTTTTCGATGGCTGGACACCATCTCCCGTCTCAAAGCGACCGTCAGTGGTGGCCCGAATTTCGCTTTCGATCTCTGCGTCCGAAAAGTGACCGCCGAACAGCGTCAGCGACTCGACTTAAGTCACTGGAAGGTGGCGTTCTCCGGCGCCGAGCCCATACGTCCAGAGACACTCGATCGCTTCACTCAGACTTTCGAAACATGCGGTTTCCGCCGGAAAGCCTTCTTCCCTTGTTATGGGTTGGCAGAGGCAACCCTCATCGTTTCCGGTGGCGAGGTGCCCGAGCCCCCCATCCTGTGTTCGCTGCGAGCATCGGCCCTGGAACAAGGTCAGGCTGTGGAGGCCCCTTCAGGAGAACTGGATTCGCGGACGCTGGTGGGGTGTGGCCAGACGGTCCCCAACCAGGAAATCCTCATCGTGGACCCGGTATCATCGGTCCCATGCCCACCTGGCAAGGTCGGCGAAATCTGGGTCTGCGGCCCCAGCGTCGCGCAGGGCTATTGGCAGAAGCCCACGGAGACCGGGCAGATCTTCCAGGCACGGCCCGCGAGTGGGGGTGAGCGCGTCTATCTCCGGACAGGAGACTTGGGTTTTTTGAAGGAGAGAGAACTCTTTGTCACGGGCCGACAGAAGGACCTGATCATCATCCGCGGGCGCAATCACTTCCCTCAGGATCTGGAGCTGACGGCGGAGCAGAGCCATCCATCGCTTCGGCCTGGCTGCTCAGCAGCGTTCTCTGTCGACTGGGAGGGAGAGGAAAAGCTTGTGCTCGTCCAAGAGGTTGACGTTCGCAAGGCTGGAGACTTGCGGGCGCAGCTGGACGTCTGTAAGGCCGCAGCCACCGCACTCCGCCAGCGACTCGCCGAGGTGCACGAGGTCCAACTCCACGCCCTGGCGTTGATCGAGCCGGGCACCATTTTCAAGACATCCAGTGGCAAGATCCAGCGCAGCGCGTGCCGGGAGGCCTTCCTGTCGGGCGCGCTGCAAACCGTGCTGAAGTGGGAGACGAGCAACCGGGCGGTGCAGCCTCGAGCAGTTCACGAAGCAGCACCTCCCCCCTTGTTGACGGCGGCGCCTACCGATCTGAGCACTGAAGAGGGACTTCAGTCCTGGCTGGTTGCCCATGTCGCCAAGCAGCTCCGCATCCCCGCCACATCACTCGATCCAGCCATGCCCCTCACCGGCTACGGCCTGGACTCGCTGGCCGCAGTGGAGCTGGCACACTCGCTCGAAAAGGGCCTTGGGTTCCCTATTTCCATGGAGCTACTGCTTCAGGGCTCCAGTCTCGCCCAGCTCGCGCGCCAGTTCTTCACGCAGCGTCCCCAGGAAGCCAAAGATCATGCGCCGCTGGTGAGTCAGCTGCCACGAAACAACCCCCTGCCGCTGTCGTACGCACAGCAACGCCTGTGGTTCCTGGACCAACTGGAGCCCGGCAGCCCCCGCTACATCATCCCCGCCGCCGTTCGCATCGAAGGCGCTCTCAATGTTCCCCTCCTCGAGCACTCCTTCCTCCTCCTGGCCCTGCGCCATGAGCCCCTTCGCACCACCTTCCTCTCCTCCCCCCAGGGGCCCTCTCAGCTCATCTCCCCCTCTTCCTCCTTCCAGCTCCAACACTTCGACTTGCGCTCCCTTCCTCCTCACCTGCGCGACGCTCGCCTCCTCTCCCTCTGCTCTGAACTCTCCCTCCTTCCCTTCTCCCTCTCTCAGGGCCCCCTTCTCCGCGCCTGCCTTCTTCACCTGGATGAGCACCTCTTCGTCCTCTTCCTCTCCATGCACCACATCATCTCCGATGGCTGGTCCATGGGCGTCCTCGTCCGCGAGTTGGCCTCCCTCTACCAGTCCCTGCTCCACTCAGCTCCCTCCACCCTCCCAGACTTGCCTTTCCAGTACGCTGACTTCGCCTCCTGGCAACGCTCCTGGCTCCTCGGCCCTCGCCTCCTCTCTCAACTGGCCTGGTGGCGCGAACACCTTTGCGGTGCCCCCCTCTCTCTTCACCTCCCCACCGACTTCCCCAGGCCTCCCGTCCTCTCCTCTCGCGGGGCCTCCGTCCCTGTTCTCCTTCCGGCCTCTCTCTCCCGCTCCCTCCACTCCTTGTGCCTTCGTGAGGGCGTTACTCCCTTCATGGCTCTCATCGCCGTCTTCCAGTTGCTCCTGTCTCGCTACTCCGCTCAGGACGACATCTGCGTCGGCTTCCCCATCGCCAACCGCAACCTCCCTTCCCTCGAAGGCCTCATCGGCTTCTTCGCCAACACCCTCCTCCTCCGCTCCCGCCTTCCTCCTGACTCCTCCTTCCTTCAACTCCTCTCTCAGGTCCGCTCCTCCTCCCTCGGCGCCTATGCTCACCAGGATGTCCCTTTCGACAAGCTCGTCGAGGCGATGAACCCCGAGCGGGACCTCAGCCGCTCTCCTCTCTTCCAGGCCATGTTCTCCCTTCAGAACACTCCCGTCCTCGAGCTGGATGAGGTCCACCTTCATTTGCGCCAGCTCGAGTTGGAAAGCCAGACCTGTCTCTTCGACCTGATGTTGTCACTTGAAGACACCGGCACGGGCTTCGCGGGCAAGCTCCACTACAGCACCGATCTCTTCACGGCAGCCACCGCCTCTCAAATGGCCAGACACTTCCTCGTACTGATGGAGGGCCTCCTCAACAACCCAGATCAGCACCTCTCGGAAGTATCGCTCCTGACGCCCCAAGAGCGGCAACAACTCCTGGAAGAGTGGAGTGGCACAGCTCCGCTCGCCAGCTCCCTGTGTCTCCACCACCTCTTTGAAGCCCAGGTGGCGCGCAGCCCGGATGCCATCGCGCTCGTCGTTGACTCCACCCGGCTCAGCTACCGGGAACTCAACCGCCGTGCCAACCAACTCGCGCACTGCCTGCAAGCCCTCGGAGCCAGTCCCGATGTACCCATTGGCCTCTGCCTCCAGCGCTCCACTGACATGGTGATCGGCCTTCTTGCAATCCTGAAAGCCGGCGCAGCCTACGTTCCCCTTGACCCTGCTTACCCCGCCGAAAGACTTATCTATTCCTTTCAGGACGCTGGCGCTTCCCTTCTCGTCACCCAGGACACGCTTCGCCATCTCTTGCCAATCGCTGGCGCCAAGACTGTCTGCCTCGATTCCGGCTGGGAACCGATCTCTCGCGAGTCCACAGACAACCCACGCTCCTCCGTCTTGCCGTCGAATCTCGCCTACGTCCTTTACACCTCTGGATCTACAGGCAGACCCAAAGGGGTCGCCATCGAGCACCACAACGCCGCCGTCTTCATCCAATGGTCGCTCAACTGCTTCTCGGCCCAGCAACTGGCCGGCGTCCTCGCCTCCACGTCCATCTGCTTCGATCTCTCCATCTTCGAACTCTTCGCGCCGCTCTGCTCCGGCGGCACCGTTCTGCTTGCCAGCAACGCCCTCGCGCTGCCCTCGCTCCCGGCCGCCCAAGAGGTCACCCTCATCAACACGGTCCCATCCGCCATCGCGGAATTGGCCCGTACCAACGCCATCCCGTCCTCCATTCACACCCTCAATCTGGCTGGAGAGCCTCTTTCTGGCTCCCTCGTGCGAGCCCTGTACTCGCTTCCCTCCATCCAACACGTCTTCAACCTTTATGGGCCCACCGAGGACACCACCTACTCCACCTTCACCCTCATTCCGAAGGACGCCTCATCCGAGCCCACCATCGGCCGTCCCATCTCCGGCACACGGGCCTATGTACTGGACCGGCAACTTCACCTCGTTCCCCGGGGTGTTCCCGGCGAACTCTATTTGTCCGGCTCGGGCCTGGCTCGAGGATATATCAACCGCCCAGAGCTGACCGCCGAGCGATTCCTCCCAAACCCTTTCAGCACTGAACCCGGGAGCCGCCTCTACAAGACCGGCGACCTCGCACGCTTTGCCGTGGATGGAAACCTTGAGTACCTCGGCCGCATCGATCATCAGGTCAAGATCCGCGGCTTCCGCATCGAGCTGGGGGAGATTGAGTCCATCCTCCTCACCCAACCTGGGCTGCACCAGGCAGCCGTGCTCGCCCACGAAGAAGCCCCTGGAGACAAGCGCCTTGTCGCTTACGTCGTTGCGGCCCGGAACCACTCTTTCACCCCGGCGGAGTTGCGACGCCTTCTCAAGGAACGATTGCCTGACTACATGGTCCCTTCGGCCTTCGTCTTGCTCGACGCCCTGCCACTTACCCCCAATGGCAAACTCGACCGCAAAGCCCTCCCACGCCCTGGTGCCCCCTCACTGGAGCAGAAGGGCTTCGTCCCCCCGCATACACAGACGGAGAAGGCCTTGGCCGAGATGTGGTGCGAACTGCTCAATATAGACAGGGTCGGCATCCAGGACCACTTCTTTGAACTCGGCGGCCACTCCTTGCTGGCCTCTCAAGTCATCTCACGCATCCGCAGCGCGCTCGGCGTCGAATTGCCTTTGCGCTCGCTTTTCGAGTCCCCCTCCCTTGAGTCTTTCGCCACCGCGGTTGACTCCGCCCTGAACTCCCCACAAGCCCCTCAGCTCCCCCAACGGCTGCCTCCACAGTCCCGCCCTGGCCCCCTGCCGCTGTCGTACGCACAGCAACGCCTGTGGTTCCTGGACCAACTGGAGCCCGGCAGCCCCCGCTACATCATCCCCGCCGCCGTTCGCATCGAAGGCGCTCTCAATGTTCCCCTCCTCGAACACTCCTTCCTCCTCCTGGCCCTGCGCCATGAGCCCCTTCGCACCACCTTCCTCTCCTCCCCCCAGGGGCCCTCTCAGCTCATCTCCCTCTCTTCCTCCTTCCAGCTCCAACACTTCGACTTGCGCTCCCTTCCTCCTCACCTGCGCGACGCTCGCCTCCTCTCCCTCTGCTCTGAACTCTCCCTCCTTCCCTTCTCCCTCTCTCAGGGCCCCCTTCTCCGCGCCTGCCTTCTTCACCTGGATGAGCACCTCTTCGTCCTCTTCCTCTCCATGCACCACATCATCTCCGATGGCTGGTCCATGGGCGTCCTCGTCCGCGAGTTGGCCTCCCTCTACCAGTCCTTGCTCCACTCAGCTCCCTCCACCCTCCCAGACTTGCCTTTCCAGTACGCTGACTTCGCCTCCTGGCAACGCTCCTGGCTCCTCGGCCCTCGCCTCCTCTCTCAACTGGCCTGGTGGCGCGAACACCTTCGCGGTGCCCCCCTCTCTCTTCACCTCCCCACCGACTTCCCCAGGCCTCCCGTCCTCTCCTCTCGCGGGGCCTCCGTCCCTGTTCTCCTTCCGGCCTCTCTCTCCCGCTCCCTCCACTCCTTGTGCCTTCGTGAGGGCGTTACTCCCTTCATGGCTCTCATCGCCGTCTTCCAGTTGCTCCTGTCTCGCTACTCCGCTCAGGACGACATCTGCGTCGGCTTCCCCATCGCCAACCGCAACCTCCCTTCTCTCGAAGGCCTCATCGGCTTCTTCGCCAATACCCTCCTCCTCCGCTCCCGCCTTCCTCCTGACTCCTCCTTCCTTCAACTCCTCTCTCAGGTCCGCTCCTCCTCCCTCGGCGCCTATGCTCACCAGGATGTCCCTTTCGACAAGCTCGTCGAGGCGATGAACCCCGAGCGGGACCTCAGCCGCTCTCCTCTCTTCCAGGCCATGTTCTCCCTTCAGAACACTCCCGTCCTCGAGCTGGCGCTTCCTGAGCTTGTTCTCCACCCCATGGAGCTGCCCAGCCAGACAGCCAAATTCGAATTGCTCCTCTCCCTCTCCGAGGACACGGAGGGCTTCTCGGGGATACTGGAGTACAACACCGATCTTTTTACGGCGGCCACCATCTCCCAGATGGCAGAACACTTCTGTGTGCTGCTTGAAGACGTCCTCGCTCATCCTGAGCGCCGACTGGATCAACTGTCTCCTCTCTTCTCTCCAGAGGAACACCCACTCCTCGTCAAGCGGCATGACCGAGAGCTGCCCCAGCAAGCCCTGACCGAACCTCCTCCCTCCTCCGTCGCCGCCCTCCCGCTCTCTTCCATTCACCTCACTCTCGTCGATATCTGGAAAGAGGTACTCTCCCTCCAGCATGTTGGCATTCACGACGACTTCTTCACACGGGGTGGCAACTCCATCTCATCCATCCTGGTGGTCGCCCGCCTCCAAGAAGCAGGGCTGCACCTGTCACCTGATCAGATCTTCCAGAAGCGAACCATCGCGGAACTGGCGCCACTGGTAACATCGGCTCGAAAAACGGAAGGGCAAGGCGAGATCACCGGGGCCCTGCCGCTCACCCCCATACAGCGATGGTTCTTCGACACCTGGGAGCAGCATGCACATCACTTCAACCAAGCGGTCATGCTCGAGGTTCTAGAGGACATCGAGGCCGCAGTCCTCGAGGGGGCGCTGCAAAAGTTACTAGAACACCATGATGCATTGCGATTGCGCTTTGAACGAACCGGTGATGGCTGGAGACAGGAGAATGGTGGGGCAGGCAGGCCCATCGCGCTAAAGCAAGTGGATGTCTCCGGCCTGACACAAGAAGCGCAGACACAGACCCTCGCCAAAGTGGCCGAGGAAGAACAAGAAAGCTTCGATCTGGCGGAGGGCCAGCTTCTGCGAGCAGTGCTTTTCCATCGCGGACAGGGCAGGACCGGAAGGCTGCTGTTGGTCATTCACCATCTCGGGGTGGACGGGCTCTCGTGGCGGACGCTGATCGAGGATCTGGAGAAAGCGTACAAGCACTTGAGCAGTGGAGGTGAGGCGGTGCTTGGCACGAAGACAACATCCTTCAAAACATGGGCAGAGCACCTGGAACTCTACGCTGGGACCCAGGACGTGGAGGAGCAGCTCCCATATTGGGAGAAGCAAGGGCAGGAGGAAGTGGGGCCACTGCCGGTCGATAAGGCAGTGGGTGCCAACACCGTCGTGTCGGAGGACCGAGTCACGGTGCGGCTAGAAGAAGAGGAGACGCGAGCCCTGCTGCAAGAAGTGCCCACGGCATACGGGACAAGGGTCGAAGAGGTGCTGTTGGCGGCACTGACCGCAACGATGGGAAGATGGACAGGATTGGACCGGATAAGCGTGAGCATGGAGGGACACGGCCGGGAAGAGCTGTTCGAGGATGTGGACCTCTCGAGAACAGTGGGCTGGTTCACATCGCTGTACCCAATGGTCCTGGACACTGGCAAAGCAGAACGCCCCGAAGACAAGCTGCAAGCCGTGAGCAACCGCCTCAAGGGCTTGCCCATGAAGGGACTGGGTTACGGACTGCTGAGATACTTGGGCCGTGACGAAATCGTGAAAAAGCTGGAGAGATTGTCCTCGCCCGAGCTGCTGTTCAATTACTTGGGGGAGTTCGACGCTTCGGCATCGAGGCTGTCAATGTTCAGGCCCACCAGGGAAGAGACCGGTCCAGCTCGCAGTCGGGAAGGCCTGCGCAGCCATCTGCTCGAAGTGAACGGGCTCGTTTTCGACTGGAGGCTGGAGCTGACATGGAGCTACAGCCAAAACCGGCACGAGCGAGCCACCATTGAAAGACTCGCGCAAGGCTTCATGTCAGAACTCAGGGGTTTCATCGATCACCAGAAGACGGCAATCGCCCACAAAAACACACCGGCGAATGAATCCCTGTCGGTGCGGCTCGAGCAAGTGACGCAAGGGCTGATTCACGATCAGCAGATGCTCGGCACGGCGTTGCTCGTCGAGCTAGCGGACCGCCGTCGCGTCCACATGGCCAAAGGAACCTCGGACCCGGCAGGCACACCCTACACCCAGACGACCCGCGTCCTGATCGGCAGCCTGACCAAGATGTTTACCGCCGTTGCCATCCTGCAACTCGTAGAGGACGGTCGGCTCTCTCTGGATGCCACAGTGAATGAATGGTTGCCTTGGCTGATGCGCGGCAAGGCCATCACCCTCCGGGACCTCTTGGCCCACACGAGTGGCCTGCCTGATTACCTGAGCCGGTTGACCCTGCTGGATACCGCCAAGCCCTGCTCCCCCCGGTCCCTCGTGGAGTTGGCCGAGCACGAACCCGCTGTCCCGCCAGGGCATTACTCGAACACCAATTACATCGTGCTGGGCCTCCTCCTCGAGGCGCTCACCGGAAGCACCTGGGAAGAGGAGATCTCCCGGCGCATCCTCGAGCCCTTGGGGCTCATCCGCACCACCCCGCTTACCGAATCCCCACCCGAAGACCTTGTTGGGGCTTGGAAGCGAGGCGACGATGGCTGGAAAGACATCCGCCCCGTGTGGCATCCCTCATGCGGTTGGGCTGCGGGGGGAATGATCTCCACCACTGAGGAGTTGGTGACCTTCGGGCGCGCCCTGTTTAGCGGCGCGCTGTTCAAGAGCCCGGACACGCTGGCGGCGATGCGCTCGTACAGCGTGAGCAGCACCCCACACATGGCCGTCGGCGTCGAGCACGAAATGGGCCTCTGCCTCCACCTGTTCCGCGTTGCAGGGATCACGCTGGAAGGACACCTGGGCGAACGTCCCGGGTACTCAGCAGTCCTGCTTCATGACCCTGAAACCCAGGCCATTGTCGCGGCCACGGCCAACACACATGGAGCTCTGACCGCGTTCGCAGGCGTCAAGGCCCTCGAAGCGGTGCGCCGCGCCACTTCATAG
- a CDS encoding cupin-like domain-containing protein: MEDSTKQLTVDEAIRLLRSRWLNSYAQDLEGIIQFEFPSQTHIGFHIVTRQGASEIRPGQHEQASLRLSLEPADYLEVLAGQVTQLYASGRIKIEGDLGLGLSLARMLSTQAMADWSPDRDLLEEVSARGAPLERIERRDMPAQAVFMKEYAQASRPVILVDVVKTWDVHALSPRRLRAEFGSVRVVPRVGDYVAAAFTPHHTYAQMSLAEYLDMLDAAPEQGILPPYLGNNAVPEGLLAYIQYPPFFVPRTCGRPNMWLGPAGTITPLHRDLVDNALAQVFGRKRLMLFPPGQSKFLYTWSNSKLVDGARVDPDHPDLEQFPLFARARGIPCTLEPGEMLFIPAGWFHKVCSLTPSLSISFFKLYEPPAAMTLPAAT, from the coding sequence TTGGAAGATTCCACGAAACAGCTGACTGTTGACGAGGCCATCCGGTTATTGAGATCGAGGTGGCTGAACTCTTACGCCCAGGATCTGGAAGGCATCATTCAGTTCGAGTTTCCGAGCCAAACCCATATCGGATTCCACATTGTGACCCGGCAGGGGGCCTCCGAGATAAGGCCTGGCCAGCATGAGCAAGCCAGTCTCCGGCTCTCGCTGGAGCCTGCGGACTACCTTGAGGTGTTGGCTGGCCAGGTGACCCAGCTCTATGCCAGTGGACGGATCAAGATCGAGGGCGACTTGGGGCTGGGGCTCAGCTTGGCCAGGATGCTGTCCACTCAGGCCATGGCGGATTGGTCACCGGACCGGGACCTGCTTGAAGAGGTATCGGCCAGAGGGGCGCCCCTTGAGCGGATCGAACGGCGCGACATGCCCGCGCAAGCCGTTTTTATGAAGGAGTATGCCCAGGCCAGTCGGCCCGTGATTCTCGTCGATGTGGTGAAGACCTGGGATGTCCATGCGCTTTCCCCTCGGAGGCTCAGGGCCGAGTTTGGCTCGGTCCGGGTTGTTCCCAGGGTGGGGGATTATGTTGCGGCGGCATTCACGCCTCATCACACCTATGCGCAGATGTCCCTGGCGGAGTATTTGGACATGCTGGATGCTGCGCCCGAGCAGGGCATTCTGCCTCCTTATCTGGGGAACAACGCAGTGCCGGAGGGGCTGCTGGCCTACATCCAGTACCCGCCCTTTTTTGTTCCGCGGACATGCGGTCGGCCCAACATGTGGTTGGGGCCAGCGGGAACCATCACCCCGCTTCATCGGGACCTCGTGGACAACGCGCTCGCACAGGTTTTTGGGCGCAAGCGTCTGATGCTCTTCCCTCCCGGGCAGTCGAAGTTTCTTTACACCTGGAGCAACTCCAAGCTGGTCGATGGGGCGAGGGTGGATCCCGATCACCCTGACCTGGAACAGTTCCCCCTGTTCGCGCGGGCCCGCGGGATACCGTGCACCTTGGAGCCGGGGGAGATGCTCTTCATCCCCGCGGGTTGGTTCCACAAGGTGTGCTCGCTCACCCCGTCGCTCTCCATCTCCTTCTTCAAGCTGTATGAGCCGCCGGCTGCGATGACCCTGCCTGCGGCCACATAG
- a CDS encoding GNAT family N-acetyltransferase, with protein MPAFSTLVRPFNAKPTVVRLKRGYHSACWSPPAKLAPAHKQAIYDELREVSSHAFGADMTLYWRDRSSGGYLDKITRFYFIHSEDDRVVGWTGYHRLKLAGRTCLYLDSTGVLPELQNTGIMTKLFGQFLLGELLRSGPYGLYISMRTENPVVYQSFYKVAGEQNIFPSLSAPVPDKVQEMGRQLAAWLHQSDKFDAPSLRVTGAYDNLDALYGELPTCDDGAINSYFRQHLRPVDAFLVLARLSNPGTLLSLAAKRLRAPSRKNTRATSPL; from the coding sequence ATGCCTGCCTTCTCAACGCTCGTCCGTCCATTCAACGCCAAGCCCACCGTCGTGCGGCTCAAGCGTGGCTATCACAGTGCTTGCTGGTCACCGCCCGCCAAGCTGGCACCTGCACACAAACAAGCCATTTATGACGAACTCCGCGAGGTTTCGTCGCACGCTTTCGGCGCAGACATGACGCTCTACTGGCGCGACCGCTCTTCCGGCGGCTACCTGGACAAGATCACCCGCTTCTATTTCATCCATAGCGAGGATGACCGCGTTGTCGGGTGGACGGGCTATCACCGGTTAAAGCTTGCTGGACGAACGTGCTTATACCTGGACTCGACGGGCGTGCTTCCCGAGCTCCAGAACACCGGCATCATGACGAAGCTGTTCGGACAGTTTTTGCTCGGGGAACTGCTGCGCTCCGGCCCATACGGCCTCTACATCTCCATGCGCACGGAGAACCCTGTCGTCTATCAATCGTTCTACAAAGTGGCTGGCGAGCAGAACATCTTTCCCAGCCTTTCGGCTCCCGTCCCGGACAAGGTCCAGGAGATGGGCCGCCAACTCGCTGCCTGGCTCCATCAGAGCGACAAATTCGACGCGCCGTCACTCCGGGTGACGGGGGCATACGACAACCTCGATGCGCTCTACGGTGAGCTTCCCACCTGCGACGATGGCGCCATCAACAGTTACTTCCGCCAGCACTTGCGTCCCGTGGATGCCTTTTTGGTGCTGGCAAGGCTGTCCAACCCGGGCACCCTGCTCTCGCTCGCAGCCAAGCGGCTGAGGGCCCCCTCGCGCAAGAACACACGCGCCACGAGCCCGCTGTAG